A part of Solicola gregarius genomic DNA contains:
- a CDS encoding nucleoside hydrolase has product MPTPIILDCDPGHDDALALLLAYASPTLDLRAITTVAGNQTLPKVTENARRVATLAGITDVPIAAGADRPLVRDLVVAQDVHGKTGLDGADLPEPEVPLSSTTATTLMAETIASADRPVTLVPTGPLTNVAHLLREHPESAVGIAQIVWMGGSTTRGNVTPYAEFNAFVDPEAAAEVLDSGIPVTMIGLNVTHQALATDEIIARIRRLGTDLATTIADLLGFFAATYERIWGLPAPPVHDAVAVARVIDPGLVGCVRAPISIETKGDLTSGATVVDLYERTGRPANAYAGVAVDVERFWDLMIDALATYP; this is encoded by the coding sequence ATGCCGACTCCGATCATCCTGGACTGCGACCCGGGCCACGACGACGCGCTCGCCCTGCTGCTCGCGTACGCGAGCCCGACCCTCGACCTGCGGGCCATCACGACCGTTGCGGGCAACCAGACGCTGCCGAAGGTGACCGAGAACGCGCGGCGGGTCGCCACGCTCGCCGGCATCACCGACGTCCCGATCGCCGCCGGTGCCGACCGACCGCTCGTCCGCGACCTCGTCGTCGCCCAGGACGTCCATGGCAAGACCGGCCTCGACGGCGCCGACCTGCCCGAGCCGGAGGTGCCGCTGAGCAGTACGACGGCGACGACCCTGATGGCCGAGACGATCGCGTCCGCGGACCGTCCCGTCACGCTCGTACCGACCGGCCCGCTCACCAACGTCGCCCACCTGCTGCGCGAGCATCCCGAGTCGGCGGTCGGCATCGCGCAGATCGTCTGGATGGGCGGCAGCACGACCCGGGGCAACGTCACGCCGTACGCCGAGTTCAACGCGTTCGTCGACCCGGAGGCGGCAGCGGAGGTGCTCGACAGCGGCATTCCCGTCACCATGATCGGGCTGAACGTCACGCATCAGGCGCTGGCGACCGACGAGATCATCGCGCGCATCCGCCGTCTCGGCACTGACCTCGCCACCACGATCGCCGACCTGCTCGGCTTCTTCGCCGCGACGTACGAGCGGATCTGGGGCCTGCCCGCGCCACCTGTCCATGATGCCGTCGCGGTAGCGCGCGTGATCGACCCCGGGCTGGTCGGGTGCGTACGCGCGCCGATCTCGATCGAGACGAAAGGTGATCTCACCAGCGGAGCCACGGTCGTCGACCTGTACGAGCGCACGGGTCGACCCGCCAACGCATACGCGGGCGTCGCGGTCGACGTAGAACGCTTCTGGGATCTGATGATCGACGCGCTCGCGACGTACCCCTGA
- a CDS encoding ArsR/SmtB family transcription factor: MGYWKIDTEALARGRFAVSPLAETVASTLALRSRRKQPGLEEWQHAHQRAFREFVAEDGFAQAFLDAAFRPRWNADFVVAPPYRTDRTFHDELRHVRETPRDVALADLGTSRAEAKGTPLDVPDLANRCADILEWVWTHMVRPDWTRRRWILESDIVARTHQLSSHGWAAALEGLGPGVRWLGDGRLRINALDNPPREIADAELLFIPSATRHSWVGWDEPHRYAVVYPCSGVLASPEPATTPTALRRLIGPARASVLALLEAPKSTSQLVALTGYTLGSVGGHLRIMLDAGLVRRSRSGRSVLYYRTPLGDDLARDDA; the protein is encoded by the coding sequence ATGGGCTACTGGAAGATCGACACAGAGGCACTCGCCCGCGGCCGGTTCGCGGTGTCTCCACTCGCCGAGACCGTTGCATCGACCCTCGCCCTGCGTTCGCGACGCAAACAGCCGGGGCTCGAGGAGTGGCAGCACGCCCACCAGCGAGCGTTCCGCGAGTTCGTCGCGGAAGACGGGTTCGCGCAGGCCTTCCTCGACGCGGCGTTTCGGCCACGCTGGAACGCCGACTTCGTTGTGGCGCCGCCCTATCGCACGGATCGCACCTTCCACGACGAGCTGCGGCACGTACGCGAGACACCGCGCGACGTCGCGCTCGCAGACCTCGGCACCTCGCGCGCCGAGGCGAAGGGCACTCCGCTCGACGTACCCGATCTGGCCAACCGCTGCGCCGACATCCTCGAATGGGTTTGGACGCACATGGTTCGACCCGACTGGACGCGTCGGCGGTGGATCCTGGAGTCGGACATCGTGGCGCGCACCCACCAGCTCAGCTCCCACGGCTGGGCGGCGGCTCTCGAGGGCCTGGGCCCGGGCGTGCGCTGGCTCGGCGACGGGCGGCTGCGGATCAACGCACTCGACAACCCACCGCGCGAGATCGCCGACGCGGAACTGCTGTTCATCCCGTCCGCCACCCGGCACAGCTGGGTCGGTTGGGACGAGCCGCACCGGTACGCGGTCGTCTATCCGTGCTCCGGCGTTCTGGCGAGCCCCGAGCCGGCCACCACGCCGACCGCCCTTCGAAGGCTGATCGGCCCTGCGCGGGCGAGCGTGCTCGCGCTACTCGAGGCGCCGAAGTCGACCAGCCAGCTCGTCGCGCTCACGGGTTACACGCTCGGCTCCGTCGGCGGGCACCTACGGATCATGCTCGACGCCGGGTTGGTACGCCGGAGCCGCTCGGGACGATCGGTGCTCTACTACCGCACGCCGCTCGGCGACGACCTCGCACGCGACGACGCCTGA
- a CDS encoding MmcQ/YjbR family DNA-binding protein: MAHPRMYEDDDPLLAKVRSVCRDFPECREVEAWGRPTFRAGKKIFTVYSTDDEHDHSLVFKPEPGERAALVQDPRFYAPPYFGPSGWLALDLVATPPDWTEVAELAEASYRQVALKRMLRALDGA, translated from the coding sequence ATGGCACATCCGCGGATGTACGAGGACGACGACCCGCTGCTGGCGAAGGTGCGTTCGGTCTGCCGCGACTTTCCCGAGTGTCGTGAGGTCGAGGCATGGGGGCGCCCGACGTTCCGCGCGGGCAAGAAGATCTTCACCGTCTACTCCACCGACGACGAACACGACCACTCGCTGGTGTTCAAGCCGGAGCCGGGCGAACGTGCGGCGCTGGTGCAGGACCCCCGCTTCTACGCGCCTCCGTACTTCGGCCCCTCGGGCTGGCTCGCACTGGATCTCGTCGCAACGCCACCCGACTGGACCGAGGTCGCCGAGCTCGCCGAGGCGTCGTACCGCCAGGTCGCGCTGAAGCGGATGCTGCGGGCGCTGGACGGCGCCTGA
- a CDS encoding AfsR/SARP family transcriptional regulator, with protein sequence MLEIRLVGTVEALLDGQPVELPGRRVRALLAVLALTPGETVSVESLGTAIWGEDPPERVRGSLQTYVARMRRVLGGERVATRRDGYALLVPRDAVDLLALWDGAQGARREADSADECAALAAVLARWHDEPFGEAPSEWLDRNERPQWEERRLQVFERWVDLSFEAGNHRSCLEELNQEVERHPLREPLWVRLLGALDRMGRTAEALEAL encoded by the coding sequence GTGCTCGAGATCAGGCTGGTCGGCACCGTCGAGGCACTGCTCGACGGGCAGCCGGTCGAGCTGCCCGGACGACGGGTCCGAGCGTTGCTCGCCGTGTTGGCCCTCACTCCGGGGGAGACCGTCTCGGTCGAAAGCCTCGGGACCGCGATCTGGGGCGAGGATCCGCCCGAGCGCGTACGCGGCAGCCTGCAGACGTACGTCGCGCGGATGCGGCGGGTGCTCGGCGGCGAACGGGTCGCGACCCGTCGTGACGGGTACGCGTTGCTCGTCCCTCGCGATGCCGTGGATCTGCTCGCGCTGTGGGACGGCGCCCAGGGCGCGCGCCGCGAGGCCGACTCGGCGGACGAGTGCGCGGCGCTGGCGGCGGTACTGGCGCGGTGGCACGACGAGCCGTTCGGCGAGGCGCCGTCGGAGTGGCTCGACCGGAACGAGCGCCCACAGTGGGAGGAGCGTCGCCTGCAGGTGTTCGAGCGGTGGGTCGACCTGTCGTTCGAGGCGGGCAACCATCGTTCGTGTCTCGAGGAGCTGAACCAGGAGGTCGAGCGACACCCGCTGCGTGAACCGCTCTGGGTCAGGCTGCTCGGGGCCCTCGATCGGATGGGGCGCACTGCCGAGGCGCTCGAAGCGCTATGA
- a CDS encoding MFS transporter, with amino-acid sequence MTYRQLFAVREFRVFFLAVCANVASGTLAGLALATLVYARTGSPLLAALSMFGPAFAQLAGALTMMSIADRLPPRTVLATSSFVLAVSIAALALPGMPIAVMLAIILAEGLIGSVAGGTRWGLLTEILPDDAYVLGRSVLNMAVGAMQIAGFATGGVLLVVLSPRAALLVAAGLAGVGAVVTRFGLTRRPARAEGRPSIRETWRVNRLLWSGSGVRVTYAALWLPNGLVVGCEALFVPYAPEAAGALFIAGALGMLCGDAVTGRLVPPHLRRWLVSPVQALLALPYLAFAVALPVSVAAVLVAVASVGFGAGIMLQERLVALVPEQVRGQALGLHSAGMLTMQGVAATLSGTLAELLAPGEAMACMAGASLLVTALLWRPLRRPPAQRDVRAATRRHVALERPAQRGGGSGEAPVDRGRASRLEGGVRPTERA; translated from the coding sequence GTGACCTATCGCCAGTTGTTCGCGGTACGCGAGTTCCGCGTGTTCTTCCTCGCCGTGTGCGCGAACGTCGCCAGCGGGACATTAGCGGGACTCGCTCTCGCGACGCTCGTGTACGCGCGTACGGGCTCGCCGCTGCTGGCCGCGCTCAGTATGTTCGGCCCGGCCTTCGCGCAGTTGGCGGGCGCGCTCACGATGATGTCGATCGCCGACAGGTTGCCCCCGCGTACAGTCCTCGCCACCAGCTCGTTCGTACTCGCGGTCTCGATCGCGGCGCTTGCCCTGCCCGGGATGCCGATCGCCGTGATGCTCGCGATCATCCTGGCCGAAGGGCTGATCGGATCGGTCGCGGGCGGTACGCGCTGGGGCCTCCTCACCGAGATCCTGCCCGACGACGCTTACGTACTCGGGCGCTCCGTGCTCAACATGGCGGTCGGCGCGATGCAGATCGCCGGATTTGCCACGGGTGGCGTGCTGCTGGTCGTACTGTCGCCGCGGGCGGCGTTGCTCGTCGCTGCAGGGCTGGCGGGTGTTGGCGCCGTGGTCACCCGGTTCGGGCTGACCCGACGGCCGGCGAGGGCGGAGGGACGTCCTTCGATCCGGGAGACGTGGCGGGTGAACCGGCTGCTGTGGTCCGGATCGGGCGTACGCGTCACGTACGCCGCGCTGTGGCTACCGAACGGGCTCGTCGTGGGGTGCGAGGCGTTGTTCGTCCCGTACGCCCCGGAGGCGGCGGGAGCGTTGTTCATCGCGGGGGCTCTCGGCATGCTCTGCGGCGATGCAGTGACCGGTCGACTCGTGCCGCCGCACCTTCGGCGCTGGCTCGTGTCACCGGTGCAGGCGCTGCTCGCCCTGCCGTACCTCGCATTCGCGGTCGCGTTGCCCGTGTCTGTCGCGGCGGTGCTGGTGGCCGTCGCGTCGGTCGGGTTCGGTGCCGGGATCATGCTCCAGGAACGGCTCGTGGCTCTCGTACCCGAGCAGGTGCGCGGCCAGGCGCTCGGTCTGCACAGCGCCGGAATGCTCACCATGCAAGGCGTAGCGGCGACACTGTCCGGCACACTCGCGGAGCTGCTGGCACCCGGCGAGGCGATGGCGTGCATGGCGGGCGCGTCGCTGCTCGTCACCGCGCTGCTGTGGCGACCGTTGCGCCGTCCGCCCGCTCAGCGGGACGTTCGCGCGGCGACACGCCGGCATGTCGCACTCGAACGTCCCGCTCAGCGGGGAGGTGGGTCAGGCGAGGCGCCAGTCGACCGGGGCCGCGCCAGCCGCCTCGAGGGCGGCGTTCGCCCGACTGAACGGGCGTGA
- a CDS encoding GNAT family N-acetyltransferase has product MTTDPTPWHEAPDLDGSRVRLTRVRPEHAAGLFTAADDDAVFTWLSNHRPRDLGDAERHVADSIEAADRGTRAVWTQIDTASGEVAGSTSYYDIDATLRTVAIGYTWLGRRFQRTGVNTESKLLLLERAFDTLGAVRVVWHTDALNAQSRAAIERLGATFEGILRKHKPRKDGSWRDTAQYAMTDDDWPEAGAALRARLR; this is encoded by the coding sequence GTGACGACGGACCCGACCCCATGGCACGAGGCGCCGGACCTCGACGGCTCGCGCGTACGCCTGACGCGAGTGCGACCAGAGCATGCGGCCGGCCTCTTCACCGCGGCCGATGACGACGCCGTGTTCACCTGGCTCAGCAATCACCGCCCGCGTGACCTCGGCGACGCCGAGCGCCACGTGGCCGACTCGATCGAGGCCGCCGACAGGGGCACTCGAGCCGTGTGGACGCAGATCGACACTGCGTCGGGCGAGGTCGCCGGCAGCACGTCGTACTACGACATCGACGCCACCTTGCGTACGGTCGCGATCGGCTACACCTGGCTCGGGAGACGGTTCCAGCGCACCGGCGTCAACACCGAGTCGAAGCTGCTGCTGCTGGAGCGCGCGTTCGACACCCTCGGCGCCGTACGCGTCGTGTGGCACACCGATGCACTGAACGCACAGTCTCGGGCCGCGATCGAACGTCTCGGCGCGACGTTCGAAGGCATCCTCCGCAAACACAAGCCGCGCAAGGACGGCTCCTGGCGCGACACCGCTCAGTACGCGATGACCGACGACGACTGGCCCGAGGCGGGCGCGGCGCTGCGGGCGCGACTGCGCTGA
- a CDS encoding LysE family translocator, giving the protein MLPTTQTLLVFAASTFALLVVPGPSVVYVMTRSIEQGRGAGLMAMLGLETGALLHAVAAATGLASLLAASSVAFSTIKWTGAAYLVYLAVRQFRLTSPDTETDRGVRTSSRGRLFRDGVLVDLLNPKTCIFFIAFLPQFVDESRGPAPTQMLALGLCFVVLAGLCDGTYALVSGGIGGRIGQSPRLQGRVNRATGGVYVLLAVVAVSS; this is encoded by the coding sequence ATGCTACCGACGACACAGACGCTGCTGGTATTCGCCGCGTCGACGTTCGCACTCCTGGTCGTACCCGGCCCGTCCGTGGTCTACGTGATGACCCGCAGCATCGAGCAGGGACGCGGCGCCGGGCTGATGGCGATGCTCGGGCTCGAGACCGGAGCTCTCCTGCACGCGGTCGCGGCCGCAACGGGTCTGGCGTCGTTGCTCGCGGCATCGTCCGTTGCGTTCTCGACCATCAAGTGGACCGGCGCCGCATACCTGGTCTACCTCGCGGTCCGGCAGTTCCGCCTGACGTCCCCCGACACCGAAACGGACCGTGGGGTCAGGACCTCCTCGCGGGGGCGACTCTTTCGCGACGGGGTTCTCGTCGACCTGCTGAACCCCAAGACGTGCATCTTCTTCATCGCGTTCCTGCCGCAGTTCGTGGACGAGTCGCGCGGTCCCGCACCGACCCAGATGCTGGCGCTCGGGTTGTGCTTCGTCGTGCTCGCCGGGCTCTGCGACGGCACATACGCCCTGGTCTCCGGCGGCATCGGCGGGCGGATCGGGCAGTCCCCGCGGTTGCAGGGCCGCGTCAACCGCGCAACCGGCGGCGTGTACGTCCTGCTCGCCGTGGTCGCGGTCTCGTCCTGA
- a CDS encoding tetratricopeptide repeat protein, translating into MRKRLAEELGVDPSPDLRGVYATLLERADEHANLDEQRVPAVVPHQLPARIRGFVGRDDQLSDMDRVLTRSSGQPDGAVLALHGPAGAGKTTLAVHWAHHVRDEFPDGELFLDLRGYGPGDPMSTEQSLAALLRGLGVPGERIADDVDDRRAMLRSETHGRRMLVVLDNARDAEQVRPLLPGADAFVLVTSRTQLRGLAVREAADRVRVDPMSPAESIALLQRRTGGDVGEAALRELAELCGHLPVALAVAAERIGRVDHDPHPVEAFIAELGDHRSRLGALDSGDDDPLTNVRAVLDWSYRSLDDDSARTFRLLGLYSAPLISTGAVAALIGVEPARTNRPIDRLTDRHLLTPIRDGHYVMHDLVRAFAAQVADEEPEPDRVAATRRLRNWFAHSTARARLAWAPRIAGVHLPDLEPGVAPENFDSPKAGFAWLETNAAYVLRLVAACIEDEDATGHQLAPLLFSYLQSSGMATDSLELFRRAEESARRLGDAVGQAACANSVAGCHFERNEMDEAIGAVERARDLYAAAGDVDGGLRAQSNLAVALYTLDRVDEAIAAFERAIDDARELGARGRLGWNLFNASDVYLSAGRVDDAIHAAEESVDVLGEADSDARALAVDNLGDVQAATGRLADAVETMRTAIEAYRALYMRKDEASALRKLGIFHRDLGERDAARDCWSEALQVLSTIGVAETREVGREELTLLIESLDVPVSDA; encoded by the coding sequence GTGCGCAAGCGGCTCGCCGAGGAATTGGGCGTCGACCCGTCGCCGGACCTGCGCGGGGTCTACGCGACGCTGCTCGAGCGGGCCGACGAGCACGCGAATCTCGATGAACAGCGTGTGCCGGCGGTCGTACCGCACCAGCTGCCGGCTCGCATCAGGGGCTTCGTCGGGCGGGACGACCAGCTCAGTGACATGGATCGGGTGCTGACCCGGTCATCGGGCCAGCCCGACGGCGCCGTCCTGGCACTGCATGGTCCGGCAGGCGCTGGCAAGACCACCCTCGCCGTCCACTGGGCTCATCACGTCAGGGACGAGTTTCCCGACGGTGAGCTGTTCCTCGACCTGCGGGGCTATGGCCCCGGTGATCCGATGAGCACGGAACAGTCCTTGGCCGCCTTGCTCCGCGGTCTCGGGGTTCCGGGGGAGCGTATCGCCGACGATGTCGACGACCGGCGCGCGATGCTGCGATCGGAGACGCACGGCCGACGCATGCTGGTCGTGCTCGACAACGCGCGAGACGCCGAGCAGGTTCGCCCGTTGCTGCCCGGCGCGGACGCGTTCGTCCTCGTGACGAGCCGTACGCAGCTGCGCGGACTCGCCGTGCGCGAGGCCGCGGACCGGGTCCGCGTCGACCCGATGTCTCCGGCCGAGTCGATCGCCTTGCTTCAACGTCGGACCGGCGGCGACGTCGGCGAGGCCGCGCTGCGCGAGCTCGCCGAGCTTTGTGGTCACCTGCCGGTCGCGTTGGCGGTCGCCGCCGAACGCATCGGCCGGGTTGATCACGATCCACATCCGGTCGAGGCCTTCATCGCCGAGCTCGGCGACCACCGGAGCCGGCTGGGTGCTCTCGACAGCGGCGACGACGACCCGCTCACCAATGTGCGTGCCGTACTCGACTGGTCGTACCGCTCCCTCGATGACGACTCGGCGCGGACGTTTCGCCTGTTGGGACTGTATTCGGCGCCGTTGATCTCGACCGGTGCAGTCGCCGCGCTGATCGGGGTGGAGCCGGCGAGGACGAACCGGCCGATCGATCGGTTGACGGATCGTCACTTGCTGACGCCGATCCGCGACGGGCACTACGTGATGCACGATCTCGTACGCGCGTTCGCGGCTCAGGTCGCCGACGAGGAGCCGGAGCCCGATCGGGTGGCCGCAACACGGCGACTCCGCAACTGGTTCGCCCACTCGACCGCACGGGCGAGGCTTGCGTGGGCGCCGCGCATCGCCGGGGTGCACCTACCAGATCTCGAGCCCGGGGTCGCCCCGGAGAACTTCGACTCCCCGAAGGCCGGGTTCGCGTGGCTGGAGACGAACGCCGCCTACGTGCTCAGGCTCGTCGCAGCGTGTATCGAGGACGAGGATGCAACGGGTCACCAGCTTGCGCCGCTGTTGTTCTCGTACCTCCAGAGCAGCGGAATGGCGACGGACTCGTTGGAGCTGTTCCGGCGCGCGGAGGAGTCCGCCAGGCGGCTCGGAGACGCCGTGGGGCAGGCCGCGTGTGCGAACAGCGTGGCCGGCTGCCACTTCGAGCGCAACGAGATGGATGAAGCCATTGGCGCGGTCGAGCGAGCGCGTGACCTCTACGCGGCTGCGGGTGACGTCGACGGTGGGCTTCGCGCGCAGAGCAACCTCGCGGTCGCGCTCTACACACTCGATCGGGTCGACGAGGCGATTGCTGCGTTCGAGCGCGCGATCGACGACGCGCGTGAGCTGGGGGCACGGGGGCGGCTGGGTTGGAATCTGTTCAACGCCTCGGACGTCTACCTGTCGGCCGGCAGGGTCGATGACGCAATCCACGCTGCGGAGGAGTCGGTCGACGTGCTCGGGGAGGCTGACTCCGATGCGCGCGCACTTGCCGTCGACAACCTCGGCGACGTGCAGGCCGCAACCGGACGATTGGCCGACGCGGTCGAAACGATGCGCACGGCGATCGAGGCGTATCGCGCTTTGTACATGCGTAAGGACGAGGCGAGTGCATTGCGCAAGCTCGGCATCTTCCACCGTGACCTCGGCGAGCGAGACGCGGCGCGTGACTGCTGGAGCGAGGCGTTGCAGGTACTCAGCACGATCGGTGTCGCGGAGACCCGAGAGGTCGGTCGAGAGGAGCTGACGCTCCTGATCGAGAGCCTGGACGTACCCGTCAGCGACGCGTGA
- a CDS encoding uracil-DNA glycosylase translates to MVNIPLPVGRGRRAATLAPVSAKPLSELVAPDWAEALAPVEPTITQVGAFLRDEIGAGRTYLPAGDNILRAFREPMADVKVLIVGQDPYPTPGHPIGLCFSVAPDVRPVPASLKNIYAEMGTDLGLAEPESGDLTPWTKQGVLLLNRVLTVQPGKPASHRGKGWEAVTEQAIRSLVERDAPLVALLWGRDAQTLEPMLGDTTVIKSPHPSPLSASRGFFGSRPFSRANAALEAAGAAPVDWRLA, encoded by the coding sequence ATGGTAAACATCCCACTGCCCGTCGGGCGCGGCCGCCGCGCCGCTACGCTGGCGCCCGTGTCCGCGAAGCCATTGAGCGAGCTGGTCGCGCCCGACTGGGCCGAGGCGCTCGCACCGGTCGAACCGACGATCACCCAGGTGGGTGCGTTCCTGCGCGACGAGATCGGCGCGGGTCGGACGTACCTCCCGGCCGGCGATAACATCCTGCGCGCGTTCCGGGAACCGATGGCCGACGTGAAGGTGCTGATCGTCGGCCAAGACCCTTACCCGACGCCGGGCCATCCGATCGGGCTGTGCTTCTCGGTGGCGCCCGACGTACGCCCGGTGCCGGCCAGCCTGAAGAACATCTACGCCGAGATGGGCACGGACCTGGGCCTCGCCGAGCCCGAGTCCGGTGACCTCACGCCCTGGACGAAGCAGGGCGTCCTGTTGCTGAACAGGGTTCTGACCGTTCAACCGGGTAAGCCGGCGAGCCACCGCGGCAAGGGCTGGGAGGCCGTCACCGAGCAGGCGATCCGCTCGCTCGTCGAACGCGACGCTCCGCTGGTCGCCCTGCTGTGGGGCCGTGACGCGCAGACCCTCGAGCCGATGCTCGGCGATACGACGGTGATCAAGAGCCCACACCCGAGCCCCCTGTCGGCATCGCGCGGCTTCTTCGGCTCACGCCCGTTCAGTCGGGCGAACGCCGCCCTCGAGGCGGCTGGCGCGGCCCCGGTCGACTGGCGCCTCGCCTGA